The following are encoded in a window of Tessaracoccus flavescens genomic DNA:
- a CDS encoding acyl-CoA dehydrogenase family protein, translating to MTISPTGEALRKSLDGPFHALKQRWRDEVTADDVVRDTALTMDEARDWALDRVIGLASRNFVTAGFPSEQGGTGNAAESVANFEMVAMGDLSLTIKTGVQHGLFGGAIVNLGTSYHHETFLPGAISVDLPGCFAMTEIGHGSDVQSLETSITWDPETSEFVVHSPSPTSTKAYIGNAGRDGRMAVVFGQLWVDGVHEGVHVVLVPIRDENGNDLPGVTTGDQGHKGGLLGVDNGTISFEHVRVPREMLLDRYGGVNEAGEYESKIKSKNARFFTMLGTLVRGRICVGGGAASAARKALTISVNYANQRRQFREPGLGHEILLLDYLTHQRRLLPNVAAAYAFGFAQNELSLELQRVMDAEGADPHAARALETLAAGMKSMQTRWANDTLQECREACGGAGYLSDNAITLARQDADVFATFEGDNTVLLQLVAKALLLNSKTSWGEMDLRGTAQKTARLIGGTVLERTTARSLIDRLVASANRKPESQKLRARGWQIQLFEFREEHVVEGLAQRMRAASKAEDSFEAINQCQPHMLEAAKAHIERVVLEAFVAAIEDCEDDYVKALLVKVCDLYALSTIESNRAWYLEHEAFDPRRSKAITAAVNELCGELRGKSKELVEGLGVPEDWLVHPRTAIPPLSNKR from the coding sequence ATGACGATCTCACCCACGGGTGAAGCCCTCCGCAAGAGCCTCGACGGCCCGTTCCATGCACTCAAGCAGCGGTGGCGCGACGAGGTGACGGCCGACGACGTCGTCCGCGACACCGCGCTGACGATGGACGAGGCTCGCGACTGGGCCCTTGATCGGGTCATCGGCCTAGCGAGCCGTAACTTCGTGACGGCCGGTTTCCCCTCCGAGCAGGGAGGAACGGGCAACGCGGCCGAGTCGGTCGCGAACTTCGAGATGGTCGCCATGGGCGATCTGTCGCTGACCATCAAGACCGGCGTGCAGCACGGCCTGTTCGGCGGGGCAATCGTCAACCTCGGCACGTCGTACCACCACGAGACGTTCCTGCCTGGAGCCATCTCCGTCGATCTGCCCGGCTGCTTCGCCATGACCGAGATCGGCCACGGCTCCGACGTCCAGTCCCTCGAGACGTCGATCACCTGGGATCCGGAGACCTCCGAGTTCGTCGTCCACTCCCCCTCCCCCACCTCGACCAAGGCCTACATCGGCAACGCCGGCCGCGACGGTCGGATGGCGGTGGTGTTCGGCCAACTGTGGGTCGACGGCGTGCATGAGGGCGTGCACGTGGTGCTCGTCCCGATCCGGGACGAGAACGGCAACGATCTTCCGGGCGTCACCACCGGCGACCAGGGGCACAAGGGCGGCCTGCTCGGCGTCGACAACGGCACCATCTCCTTCGAGCACGTCCGGGTGCCGCGCGAGATGCTGCTCGACCGATACGGGGGCGTCAACGAGGCCGGCGAGTACGAGTCGAAGATCAAGTCGAAGAACGCGCGCTTCTTCACCATGCTCGGCACGCTGGTGCGCGGCCGCATCTGCGTGGGTGGCGGGGCCGCGTCGGCCGCGAGGAAGGCGCTGACCATCTCGGTCAACTACGCCAACCAGCGCAGGCAGTTCCGTGAGCCCGGGCTAGGTCACGAGATCCTGCTGCTCGACTACCTGACGCACCAGCGCCGCCTGCTGCCCAATGTCGCCGCCGCGTACGCGTTCGGCTTCGCCCAGAACGAGCTGTCGCTCGAGTTGCAGCGGGTGATGGACGCCGAGGGCGCCGATCCGCACGCGGCCCGCGCACTCGAGACCCTCGCCGCGGGCATGAAGTCCATGCAGACCCGCTGGGCCAACGACACCCTGCAGGAGTGCCGCGAGGCCTGCGGCGGAGCTGGCTACCTGTCCGACAACGCCATCACGCTCGCCCGCCAGGACGCCGACGTGTTCGCGACCTTCGAGGGCGACAACACCGTCCTGCTGCAGCTCGTCGCGAAGGCACTGCTGCTGAACTCCAAGACCAGCTGGGGTGAGATGGACCTGCGCGGCACCGCGCAGAAGACCGCCCGCCTGATCGGGGGGACGGTCCTCGAGCGCACGACCGCCCGTTCGCTGATCGACCGGCTCGTCGCGTCGGCCAACCGCAAGCCCGAGTCGCAGAAGCTGCGGGCACGGGGCTGGCAGATCCAGCTGTTCGAGTTCCGGGAGGAGCACGTCGTCGAGGGCCTTGCCCAGCGGATGCGCGCCGCCAGCAAGGCGGAGGACTCCTTCGAGGCCATCAACCAGTGCCAGCCGCACATGCTCGAGGCCGCGAAGGCGCACATCGAGCGGGTGGTGCTCGAAGCCTTCGTCGCCGCGATCGAGGACTGCGAGGACGACTACGTCAAGGCGCTGCTCGTCAAGGTGTGCGACCTGTATGCGCTGTCGACGATCGAGTCGAACCGAGCCTGGTACCTGGAGCACGAGGCGTTCGACCCGCGCCGTTCCAAGGCGATCACCGCCGCGGTCAACGAGCTGTGCGGCGAGCTGCGCGGCAAGTCGAAGGAGCTGGTCGAGGGGCTCGGCGTTCCCGAGGACTGGCTGGTCCACCCTCGCACGGCGATCCCCCCGCTCAGCAACAAGCGCTGA
- a CDS encoding DUF3048 domain-containing protein, whose product MTVTDPATLTRPAVAVKVPNLKVEQPRVGLNAADIVICQPNGDSATRLCPIFHSQYPDAVGPVRSIRPADVALLSPIFPVFANTGAADWVMNYVKANSEHLERMTYLDYRGTAAYSVDKSRLYKANGKTQYDRAIQAHPEEIVDDEASVVAPWLRP is encoded by the coding sequence ATGACGGTGACCGACCCGGCGACGCTCACGCGGCCCGCGGTCGCCGTGAAGGTGCCCAACCTCAAGGTCGAGCAGCCACGGGTGGGGCTCAACGCCGCAGACATCGTGATCTGCCAGCCCAACGGCGACTCGGCCACGCGGCTCTGCCCAATCTTCCACAGCCAGTACCCCGACGCCGTGGGGCCCGTCCGCTCGATCCGGCCGGCCGACGTCGCGCTGCTGTCGCCGATCTTCCCCGTCTTCGCCAACACCGGCGCAGCCGACTGGGTGATGAACTACGTCAAGGCCAACTCCGAGCACCTCGAACGGATGACCTACCTCGACTACCGCGGAACCGCGGCCTACAGCGTCGACAAGTCGCGCCTCTACAAGGCGAACGGCAAGACCCAGTACGACCGGGCGATCCAGGCGCACCCCGAGGAGATCGTCGACGACGAGGCATCCGTGGTCGCCCCATGGCTGAGGCCGTAG
- the purD gene encoding phosphoribosylamine--glycine ligase translates to MKILLLGSGGREHAIGRALAADPSVTELHAAPGNPGLAGIATLHSADPASPAAVVEAAQHLGIDLVVVGPEAPLVAGVADALREAGIATFGPSAEAAVLEGSKAFAKDVMAAAGVPTADARVCETLEQVEAALDTFGAPYVVKNDGLAAGKGVVVTDDRVAALDHAEACGRVVIEDFLDGPEVSLFAICDGERALPLLPAQDYKRVADADEGPNTGGMGAYSPLAWADAGLTDEIMTKVVEPTLAEMRRRGTPFNGLLYAGLALTSKGLRVVEFNVRFGDPETQAVLSLLKTPLAGVLDAAARGQLDTVGPLEWHDGAAVVVVEAAEGYPGTPTTGTPIELPADEADAYVLHAGTRLDGDQLVSSGGRVLGIVGRGTDVEQARQRAYALLEGVFLEGGFHRTDIGIPH, encoded by the coding sequence GTGAAGATCCTCCTGCTCGGTTCTGGCGGTCGTGAGCATGCGATCGGCCGCGCCCTGGCCGCCGATCCGTCCGTCACCGAACTGCATGCCGCCCCGGGCAACCCGGGGCTGGCGGGCATCGCCACCCTGCACTCCGCAGACCCCGCCTCCCCGGCGGCCGTTGTCGAGGCCGCGCAGCATTTGGGCATCGACCTGGTCGTGGTCGGCCCGGAGGCTCCCCTGGTCGCAGGGGTCGCCGACGCGCTGCGTGAGGCGGGGATCGCGACGTTCGGCCCCAGCGCCGAGGCAGCAGTCCTCGAAGGGTCGAAGGCCTTCGCCAAGGACGTCATGGCAGCCGCGGGGGTGCCGACGGCCGACGCCAGGGTGTGCGAGACCCTCGAGCAGGTCGAGGCCGCCCTCGACACGTTCGGGGCCCCCTACGTCGTGAAGAACGACGGGCTCGCCGCGGGCAAGGGGGTCGTCGTCACCGACGACCGGGTCGCCGCCCTCGATCACGCGGAGGCGTGCGGACGCGTCGTCATCGAGGACTTCCTCGACGGCCCCGAGGTCTCCCTCTTCGCGATCTGTGACGGCGAACGCGCACTGCCGCTGCTTCCCGCCCAGGACTACAAGCGGGTCGCGGACGCGGACGAGGGCCCCAACACCGGAGGCATGGGCGCCTACTCGCCGCTCGCCTGGGCCGACGCCGGGCTGACCGACGAGATCATGACGAAGGTCGTCGAGCCGACGCTTGCCGAGATGCGTCGACGGGGAACCCCGTTCAACGGGCTCCTCTACGCGGGCCTCGCCCTCACCTCGAAGGGGCTGCGGGTGGTCGAGTTCAACGTCCGCTTCGGCGATCCAGAGACCCAGGCCGTCCTCTCGCTGCTCAAGACCCCGCTCGCGGGCGTGCTCGACGCGGCCGCGCGGGGCCAGCTCGACACCGTCGGTCCCCTCGAATGGCACGACGGCGCGGCCGTCGTCGTGGTCGAGGCAGCCGAAGGGTACCCAGGCACCCCCACGACCGGGACGCCCATCGAACTGCCCGCCGACGAGGCCGATGCCTACGTCCTCCATGCGGGCACCCGGCTCGACGGCGACCAGCTCGTGTCCTCGGGCGGTCGGGTGCTCGGGATCGTCGGCCGGGGGACCGACGTCGAGCAGGCCAGGCAGCGGGCCTACGCTCTCCTCGAGGGCGTCTTCCTCGAGGGAGGCTTCCACCGCACAGACATCGGCATTCCCCACTGA
- a CDS encoding acyltransferase family protein, producing the protein MERERLHWVDVAKASAVVLVVLYHVAITGMSVLTVGSNRVEAVLAALSAWLLPVRMPLFFLVSGLLSVGALSRGWGAIARPRILDHAWVFALWTLLYAYPYAAAYNPQHLEATAVRAASWVVSLNGAYWYLPLLALFFVVSRLGRRVPLVMLALAAAADVLWPWVPLVGEGIVFDALFTLRRFLNFYLFFALGAFARPLVERWAKVPWWVLPLTVAAYVPIALEIYAPQRSAYRQPLTAVLSILGITFFLGASRLLAHLGGVRRLGAYLAARTLPIYIFHPLLLALLIWLTPGLGKQGSLVSIWLVPLLVVLLTGAACLIYDLTRRWLPVLYRAPGRQTAAA; encoded by the coding sequence CGATCACGGGCATGTCCGTCCTGACGGTCGGGAGTAACCGCGTGGAGGCGGTGCTCGCCGCCTTGAGCGCCTGGCTGCTTCCGGTGCGCATGCCGCTGTTCTTCCTTGTCTCGGGTCTCCTGTCGGTCGGCGCGCTCTCGCGTGGCTGGGGCGCCATCGCCCGGCCGAGGATCCTGGACCACGCCTGGGTGTTCGCGCTGTGGACCCTGCTCTACGCCTATCCGTACGCTGCCGCCTATAACCCGCAGCACCTCGAGGCGACAGCCGTCAGGGCGGCGAGCTGGGTGGTCAGCCTCAACGGCGCCTACTGGTACCTTCCCCTGCTCGCCCTGTTCTTCGTGGTGTCGCGGCTCGGACGCCGCGTGCCACTGGTGATGCTTGCCCTCGCCGCCGCGGCCGACGTCCTCTGGCCTTGGGTCCCGTTGGTGGGGGAGGGGATCGTCTTCGACGCGCTGTTCACGCTGCGTCGGTTCCTCAACTTCTACCTGTTTTTCGCCCTCGGGGCGTTCGCCAGGCCGTTGGTCGAGCGCTGGGCGAAGGTGCCGTGGTGGGTGCTTCCGCTCACCGTCGCCGCCTACGTGCCGATCGCTCTCGAGATCTACGCGCCGCAGCGCTCCGCGTACCGGCAGCCTCTGACGGCGGTGCTCTCGATCCTGGGGATCACCTTCTTCCTGGGGGCATCGCGACTCCTGGCACACCTCGGCGGCGTGAGGCGGCTCGGGGCCTACCTCGCGGCGAGAACCCTTCCCATCTACATCTTCCACCCATTGCTGCTCGCACTGCTGATCTGGCTGACCCCCGGCCTCGGGAAGCAGGGGAGCCTGGTCAGCATCTGGCTCGTGCCGCTGCTGGTGGTGCTCCTGACGGGCGCGGCCTGTCTGATCTACGACCTGACCCGACGGTGGCTCCCAGTGCTCTACCGCGCTCCCGGCCGCCAGACGGCTGCCGCCTGA